In one Lycium barbarum isolate Lr01 chromosome 7, ASM1917538v2, whole genome shotgun sequence genomic region, the following are encoded:
- the LOC132603762 gene encoding phosphoinositide phosphatase SAC2-like: protein MGTDGKNRHVINLQPNSNGFYMRKFKLYETRSNFYMVGWDKTRAFWKVLKIDRLESSELIIHEDPTTYSEIECADLLNRIHEGNKSTGGLKLVSRCYGIIGFIKFLGPYYFLVITERRKIGKICGHAVYAITKSEMIPIPNSTVLSNMAYSKDENRYKKLLRRMDLTKDYFFSYSYHIMLSFQKNLSNSETGLALYETMFVWNEFLTRGIHNQLQNTLWTVALVYGFFKQATLTISAQEFILTLIARRSRHYAGTRYLKRGVNENGHVANDVETEQIVFEDAPEGSLFGVSAVVQNRGSIPLFWSQETSRLNIKPDIILSRKDFKFEATKLHFEDLVQRYGNPIIILNLIKTHEKRPREMILRAEFANAIEFINKDLPEDDRLRFLHWDINKPPRIKATKAMIRLGDVAANALELTGFLHCQFIPTSRTDELLKLSSIGCGNRGDHVKKDLYEMDAEMDNEYDDLHVAYCVKVLKVQKGVLRTNCVDCLDRTNVGQYGYGLVALARQLHALGFVDVDNINIETHSPIAHDLMEIYEEMGDTLAQQYGGSAAHNKIFSEIRGQWKATTRSQEVFRTVQRYYSNAYMDPEKQDAINVFLGHFQPQESEPALWELNPNQQYDVRRHGSSLTAERSRSFIKRSLSEGNISCGSSSPGRDTDIDQTEDTYQPLTDSGKGCKGISESTPEISTCDSDIPFTRYNPSMSGRHLFHDMQLEQCVGSGSMKFHEGALFDSSNFLDVDWLSSSGISCEEETYDRSSILGSPSRGLSSDTVTNELEAQTDLSAYNPGASLKEEQTTGEINVNAKESKETHRQFSEKFVHWVSDGDMLFP, encoded by the exons ATGGGGACGGATGGTAAAAACCGGCATGTGATCAATCTACAGCCGAATAGCAACGGTTTTTATATGCGGAAATTCAAGCTTTACGAGACTCGCTCG AACTTCTACATGGTTGGATGGGATAAGACCAGAGCTTTTTGGAAAGTATTAAAGATTGACAGATTAGAATCTTCAGAGCTGATCATTCATGAAGATCCTACCACATATTCAGAAATCGAATGTGCAGATCTCCTAAACAGAATACATGAAGGAAACAAGTCCACTGGAGGGCTTAAATTAGTTTCTCGCTGCTATGGAATTATTG GTTTTATAAAGTTTTTGGGACCTTATTACTTCTTGGTTATCACGGAAAGAAGGAAGATTGGAAAAATATGTGGTCATGCTGTTTACGCTATCACTAAGAGCGAGATGATTCCAATTCCCAATTCTACCGTGCTTTCCAATATGGCTTATTCTAAGGATGAGAACAG ATATAAAAAGCTCCTGCGCAGGATGGATCTCACAAAGGACTACTTTTTCAGCTACTCCTATCATATCATGCTTAGTTTTCAAAAGAATCTAAGCAACTCAGAGACAGGACTCGCCCTTTATGAGACAATGTTcgtatggaatgaattcttaacTCGAGGAATTCACAATCAACTCCAAAACACACTCTGGACTGTTGCATTAGTCTATGGGTTCTTTAAACAG GCGACACTTACTATTTCTGCGCAGGAGTTCATCTTAACCCTCATTGCTAGACGTTCTCGTCATTATGCTGGTACCAG AtatttaaaaagaggagtaaaTGAGAATGGTCATGTAGCAAATGATGTTGAGACAGAACAGATTGTGTTTGAAGATGCACCTGAAGGGTCCCTATTTGGAGTAAGCGCTGTTGTACAGAACCGTGGTTCAATACCTCTTTTCTGGTCTCAGGAAACTTCGCGCTTGAATATAAAACCTGACATCATAT TGTCTAGGAAGGACTTTAAGTTTGAAGCCACCAAACTTCACTTTGAAGATCTTGTTCAAAGATATGGAAATCCAATTATCATATTAAACTTGATTAAG ACTCATGAGAAGAGGCCCAGAGAAATGATTCTTCGTGCAGAATTCGCTAATGCTATTGAGTTCATAAATAAAGATCTTCCTGAGGACGACCGCTTGAGATTTCTTCACTGGGATATAAACAAACCCCCGAGAAT CAAAGCTACAAAGGCCATGATACGTCTAGGCGATGTGGCTGCTAATGCTTTGGAGTTAACTGGATTTCTCCACTGTCAGTTTATCCCTACTTCAAGAACTGACGAGTTGCTAAAACTGTCATCCATCGG CTGTGGCAATAGAGGAGACCATGTTAAAAAGGACCTTTATGAAATGGATGCTGAAATGGACAATGAGTATGATGATCTGCATGTAGCTTACTGTGTCAAAGTTTTAAAAGTCCAAAAGGGAGTCTTAAGAACGAATTGTGTAGACTGTTTGGATCGCACAAATGTTGGCCAGTATGGGTATGGGCTGGTTGCTCTGGCCCGTCAGCTTCATGCCTTAGGCTTTGTAGATGTGGACAACATCAACATTGAAACACATTCGCCTATAGCACATGACCTAATGGAGATCTACGAAGAAATGGGAGACACTCTTGCACAACAATATGGTGGCTCTGCTGCACATAATAAG ATATTTTCAGAAATAAGAGGCCAATGGAAAGCAACAACAAGGTCTCAAGAGGTCTTTCGAACGGTTCAGCGCTATTACAGTAATGCGTACATGGACCCTGAGAAACAAGATGCCATTAATGT GTTCTTGGGCCATTTCCAGCCACAAGAGAGTGAGCCGGCTCTGTGGGAATTGAATCCAAACCAGCAATATGATGTTAGGAGGCATGGATCAAGTCTAACTGCAGAACGTTCTAG GTCATTTATTAAAAGGTCGCTATCAGAAGGAAACATAAGCTGTGGAAGCAGCTCTCCTGGTAGAGACACTGACATAGATCAGACTGAAGACACTTACCAGCCTTTGACTGACAGTGGAAAAGGTTGTAAGGGTATTTCGGAGTCCACACCAGAAATCTCTACGTGTGACAGTGATATTCCGTTTACCAG GTACAACCCCTCAATGTCAGGCAGACATCTTTTCCATGATATGCAGTTAGAGCAGTGTGTAGGAAGTGGTAGCATGAAATTTCACGAGGGTGCATTGTTCGATTCCTCAAATTTTCTAGATGTTGATTGGCTCTCTTCATCGGGAATTTCATGTGAAGAAGAAACATATGACAG ATCTTCAATCCTAGGTTCTCCATCTCGCGGCTTGTCATCAGATACCGTGACAAATGAGCTTGAAGCACAAACAGACCTATCAGCTTATAATCCTGGGGCAAGCTTGAAG GAGGAGCAGACTACTGGAGAAATCAATGTTAATGCTAAAGAGAGTAAGGAGACACATAGGCAATTCTCTGAGAAGTTTGTGCATTGGGTTAGCGATGGAGATATGCTTTTCCCTTGA